In Monodelphis domestica isolate mMonDom1 chromosome 4, mMonDom1.pri, whole genome shotgun sequence, one DNA window encodes the following:
- the CD37 gene encoding leukocyte antigen CD37 isoform X3: protein MERQERSLQDLGTAGTRESEEAGEPQSSEETSGPLGVEEIRTPEGFEETRGPQESEEEFRGPEETELRDPEGSKEIRGQGETEENRDPEETKGIRSPGDTKETRASRTLRRPQGVRWLDEISDKRETSGDIETKDLEENKENSNPEDTKNTRDPERSEARPEETEIRDPGGSEGTRGLVLKISSVTIGESREPGETEKTRTQDSSQEPEIKDAVPSEKTNSSRRAEKTSTRFSYLDIRGSKETRGSERSKETRHLEEPQVKIMAEKGCLSLIKYFLFVFNIFFFVLGSLIFCFGLWILVDKNSFASFLGMSFTPLKVWSYAMAISGIFTGILSFLGCLGALKEIRCLLGLYFGLLLLLFTAQITIGVLIYTQHGSLERKVKLIVLDVIENYHKYPDAYSTAENWDFVQFQLRCCGWDSPQDWWLASSLRPNGSAPSGGERAFTSSPTTRSSSLMSPNSSLMSPSSQTLGPVPRVPCSCQNTSVIMGAPPSPAEVSKVSQPAPGPGAKASRVLPGPGVPGTATRLHSGELCSLPADSSVYQEGCSRSLYTWLHNNLISIVGISLGLGLLELGVMSLSMFLCRNLDHVYNKLSRYS from the exons ATGGAGAGGCAGGAGAGGTCCCTCCAGGACTTAGGGACGGCAGGGACCAGGGAATCAGAGGAGGCAGGGGAACCCCAGAGCTCTGAGGAGACCAGTGGTCCACTGGGGGTTGAGGAAATCAGGACCCCAGAGGGATTTGAGGAGACCAGAGGCCCACAGGAGAGTGAAGAGGAGTTCAGGGGCCCAGAAGAGACTGAGCTTAGGGACCCAGAGGGATCCAAGGAGATTAGGGGCCAAGGGGAGACTGAGGAGAACAGGGACCCAGAGGAGACTAAAGGGATCAGGAGCCCAGGGGACACTAAGGAGACCAGAGCTTCCAGGACCCTGAGGAGACCACAGGGGGTCAGGTGGCTAGATGAGATTTCAGATAAGAGGGAGACCTCAGGGGACATAGAAACTAAGGATCTAGAGGAGAATAAGGAGAACAGTAACCCAGAGGACACTAAGAACACCAGGGACCCAGAAAGATCTGAGGCCAGGCCAGAGGAGACTGAGATCAGGGATCCAGGGGGATCTGAGGGGACCAGGGGTTTAGTTTTAAAGATAAGCTCAGTGACAATTGGAGAGAGCAGAGAACCTGGAGAGACTGAGAAGACCAGGACCCAAGACAGTTCTCAGGAGCCTGAGATCAAAGATGCAGTGCCTTCTGAGAAAACCAACAGTTCTAGAAGGGCTGAGAAGACCAGCACTCGATTCAGTTATCTGGACATTAGGGGCTCCAAGGAAACTAGGGGTTCAGAGAGGTCTAAGGAGACCAGGCACCTagaggag CCCCAGGTTAAGATCATGGCGGAGAAGGGCTGCCTGAGCCTCATcaaatatttcctctttgtcttcaACATCTTCTTCTTC GTCCTGGGCAGCCTCATATTCTGCTTCGGTCTGTGGATCCTCGTGGACAAGAACAGCTTTGCCTCCTTCCTGG GCATGTCCTTTACACCGCTGAAAGTGTGGTCCTATGCCATGGCCATCTCTGGGATCTTCACGGGCATCCTGTCTTTCCTCGGCTGCCTTGGCGCCCTCAAGGAGATCCGCTGCCTCCTTGGCCTC TACTTTGGTCTTCTGCTGTTGCTGTTTACCGCCCAGATCACAATAGGAGTCCTCATCTACACCCAGCATGGCTCC CTGGAACGGAAGGTGAAGCTTATCGTCCTGGACGTTATCGAGAACTACCACAAGTACCCAGACGCGTACAGCACGGCTGAGAACTGGGATTTTGTGCAGTTCCAG CTCCGCTGCTGCGGCTGGGACTCTCCCCAGGACTGGTGGCTGGCGTCCTCCCTTCGGCCTAATGGCTCGGCCCCCAGCGGCGGGGAAAGAGCCTTCACCTCCTCCCCCACCACCCGGAGCAGCAGCTTGATGTCCCCGAACAGCAGCTTGATGTCCCCGAGCAGCCAAACGCTGGGGCCGGTTCCGCGAGTGCCCTGCTCCTGCCAGAACACATCGGTGATCATGGGCGCCCCCCCGAGCCCTGCGGAGGTCTCCAAAGTCAGCCAGCCTGCCCCTGGGCCTGGGGCCAAGGCCAGCAGGGTCCTGCCGGGTCCCGGCGTCCCCGGGACCGCTACCCGACTGCACTCGGGCGAGCTGTGCTCCTTGCCAGCAGATAGCTCGGTTTACCAGGAG GGCTGCTCTCGAAGCCTCTACACGTGGCTGCACAACAACCTCATCTCCATCGTGGGCATCAGCCTGGGCCTGGGGCTGCTCGAG cTCGGGGTCATGTCGCTCTCGATGTTTCTCTGCAGGAACCTGGATCACGTCTACAACAAGCTCTCGCGATACTCTTAG
- the CD37 gene encoding leukocyte antigen CD37 isoform X2 gives MERQERSLQDLGTAGTRESEEAGEPQSSEETSGPLGVEEIRTPEGFEETRGPQESEEEFRGPEETELRDPEGSKEIRGQGETEENRDPEETKGIRSPGDTKETRASRTLRRPQGVRWLDEISDKRETSGDIETKDLEENKENSNPEDTKNTRDPERSEARPEETEIRDPGGSEGTRGLVLKISSVTIGESREPGETEKTRTQDSSQEPEIKDAVPSEKTNSSRRAEKTSTRFSYLDIRGSKETRGSERSKETRHLEEPQVKIMAEKGCLSLIKYFLFVFNIFFFVLGSLIFCFGLWILVDKNSFASFLGMSFTPLKVWSYAMAISGIFTGILSFLGCLGALKEIRCLLGLITIGVLIYTQHGSLERKVKLIVLDVIENYHKYPDAYSTAENWDFVQFQLRCCGWDSPQDWWLASSLRPNGSAPSGGERAFTSSPTTRSSSLMSPNSSLMSPSSQTLGPVPRVPCSCQNTSVIMGAPPSPAEVSKVSQPAPGPGAKASRVLPGPGVPGTATRLHSGELCSLPADSSVYQEGCSRSLYTWLHNNLISIVGISLGLGLLEVVALGLTLALLPYARGWDTGRQGMEGESSTAGEGGNNGTGATLPTWCTANRCPSWGAPVPSRLPTVMGRWLPRERRTSRQSFISSVCRLGPQGPE, from the exons ATGGAGAGGCAGGAGAGGTCCCTCCAGGACTTAGGGACGGCAGGGACCAGGGAATCAGAGGAGGCAGGGGAACCCCAGAGCTCTGAGGAGACCAGTGGTCCACTGGGGGTTGAGGAAATCAGGACCCCAGAGGGATTTGAGGAGACCAGAGGCCCACAGGAGAGTGAAGAGGAGTTCAGGGGCCCAGAAGAGACTGAGCTTAGGGACCCAGAGGGATCCAAGGAGATTAGGGGCCAAGGGGAGACTGAGGAGAACAGGGACCCAGAGGAGACTAAAGGGATCAGGAGCCCAGGGGACACTAAGGAGACCAGAGCTTCCAGGACCCTGAGGAGACCACAGGGGGTCAGGTGGCTAGATGAGATTTCAGATAAGAGGGAGACCTCAGGGGACATAGAAACTAAGGATCTAGAGGAGAATAAGGAGAACAGTAACCCAGAGGACACTAAGAACACCAGGGACCCAGAAAGATCTGAGGCCAGGCCAGAGGAGACTGAGATCAGGGATCCAGGGGGATCTGAGGGGACCAGGGGTTTAGTTTTAAAGATAAGCTCAGTGACAATTGGAGAGAGCAGAGAACCTGGAGAGACTGAGAAGACCAGGACCCAAGACAGTTCTCAGGAGCCTGAGATCAAAGATGCAGTGCCTTCTGAGAAAACCAACAGTTCTAGAAGGGCTGAGAAGACCAGCACTCGATTCAGTTATCTGGACATTAGGGGCTCCAAGGAAACTAGGGGTTCAGAGAGGTCTAAGGAGACCAGGCACCTagaggag CCCCAGGTTAAGATCATGGCGGAGAAGGGCTGCCTGAGCCTCATcaaatatttcctctttgtcttcaACATCTTCTTCTTC GTCCTGGGCAGCCTCATATTCTGCTTCGGTCTGTGGATCCTCGTGGACAAGAACAGCTTTGCCTCCTTCCTGG GCATGTCCTTTACACCGCTGAAAGTGTGGTCCTATGCCATGGCCATCTCTGGGATCTTCACGGGCATCCTGTCTTTCCTCGGCTGCCTTGGCGCCCTCAAGGAGATCCGCTGCCTCCTTGGCCTC ATCACAATAGGAGTCCTCATCTACACCCAGCATGGCTCC CTGGAACGGAAGGTGAAGCTTATCGTCCTGGACGTTATCGAGAACTACCACAAGTACCCAGACGCGTACAGCACGGCTGAGAACTGGGATTTTGTGCAGTTCCAG CTCCGCTGCTGCGGCTGGGACTCTCCCCAGGACTGGTGGCTGGCGTCCTCCCTTCGGCCTAATGGCTCGGCCCCCAGCGGCGGGGAAAGAGCCTTCACCTCCTCCCCCACCACCCGGAGCAGCAGCTTGATGTCCCCGAACAGCAGCTTGATGTCCCCGAGCAGCCAAACGCTGGGGCCGGTTCCGCGAGTGCCCTGCTCCTGCCAGAACACATCGGTGATCATGGGCGCCCCCCCGAGCCCTGCGGAGGTCTCCAAAGTCAGCCAGCCTGCCCCTGGGCCTGGGGCCAAGGCCAGCAGGGTCCTGCCGGGTCCCGGCGTCCCCGGGACCGCTACCCGACTGCACTCGGGCGAGCTGTGCTCCTTGCCAGCAGATAGCTCGGTTTACCAGGAG GGCTGCTCTCGAAGCCTCTACACGTGGCTGCACAACAACCTCATCTCCATCGTGGGCATCAGCCTGGGCCTGGGGCTGCTCGAG GTGGTGGCGTTGGGGCTGACGCTGGCGCTGCTGCCATACGCCAGGGGCTGGGACACCGGGCGCCAGGGGATGGAGGGCGAGTCATCTACTGCAGGGGAGGGCGGGAACAACGGGACAGGGGCGACCTTGCCCACCTGGTGCACAGCCAACAGGTGCCCTTCGTGGGGAGCCCCAGTGCCGAGTCGCCTACCCACCGTGATGGGGCGCTGGCTGCCACGGGAGCGTCGGACCTCGCGGCAGTCGTTTATCTCGTCCGTGTGCAGGCTAGGGCCCCAGGGCCCTGAATAA
- the CD37 gene encoding leukocyte antigen CD37 isoform X1 has product MERQERSLQDLGTAGTRESEEAGEPQSSEETSGPLGVEEIRTPEGFEETRGPQESEEEFRGPEETELRDPEGSKEIRGQGETEENRDPEETKGIRSPGDTKETRASRTLRRPQGVRWLDEISDKRETSGDIETKDLEENKENSNPEDTKNTRDPERSEARPEETEIRDPGGSEGTRGLVLKISSVTIGESREPGETEKTRTQDSSQEPEIKDAVPSEKTNSSRRAEKTSTRFSYLDIRGSKETRGSERSKETRHLEEPQVKIMAEKGCLSLIKYFLFVFNIFFFVLGSLIFCFGLWILVDKNSFASFLGMSFTPLKVWSYAMAISGIFTGILSFLGCLGALKEIRCLLGLYFGLLLLLFTAQITIGVLIYTQHGSLERKVKLIVLDVIENYHKYPDAYSTAENWDFVQFQLRCCGWDSPQDWWLASSLRPNGSAPSGGERAFTSSPTTRSSSLMSPNSSLMSPSSQTLGPVPRVPCSCQNTSVIMGAPPSPAEVSKVSQPAPGPGAKASRVLPGPGVPGTATRLHSGELCSLPADSSVYQEGCSRSLYTWLHNNLISIVGISLGLGLLEVVALGLTLALLPYARGWDTGRQGMEGESSTAGEGGNNGTGATLPTWCTANRCPSWGAPVPSRLPTVMGRWLPRERRTSRQSFISSVCRLGPQGPE; this is encoded by the exons ATGGAGAGGCAGGAGAGGTCCCTCCAGGACTTAGGGACGGCAGGGACCAGGGAATCAGAGGAGGCAGGGGAACCCCAGAGCTCTGAGGAGACCAGTGGTCCACTGGGGGTTGAGGAAATCAGGACCCCAGAGGGATTTGAGGAGACCAGAGGCCCACAGGAGAGTGAAGAGGAGTTCAGGGGCCCAGAAGAGACTGAGCTTAGGGACCCAGAGGGATCCAAGGAGATTAGGGGCCAAGGGGAGACTGAGGAGAACAGGGACCCAGAGGAGACTAAAGGGATCAGGAGCCCAGGGGACACTAAGGAGACCAGAGCTTCCAGGACCCTGAGGAGACCACAGGGGGTCAGGTGGCTAGATGAGATTTCAGATAAGAGGGAGACCTCAGGGGACATAGAAACTAAGGATCTAGAGGAGAATAAGGAGAACAGTAACCCAGAGGACACTAAGAACACCAGGGACCCAGAAAGATCTGAGGCCAGGCCAGAGGAGACTGAGATCAGGGATCCAGGGGGATCTGAGGGGACCAGGGGTTTAGTTTTAAAGATAAGCTCAGTGACAATTGGAGAGAGCAGAGAACCTGGAGAGACTGAGAAGACCAGGACCCAAGACAGTTCTCAGGAGCCTGAGATCAAAGATGCAGTGCCTTCTGAGAAAACCAACAGTTCTAGAAGGGCTGAGAAGACCAGCACTCGATTCAGTTATCTGGACATTAGGGGCTCCAAGGAAACTAGGGGTTCAGAGAGGTCTAAGGAGACCAGGCACCTagaggag CCCCAGGTTAAGATCATGGCGGAGAAGGGCTGCCTGAGCCTCATcaaatatttcctctttgtcttcaACATCTTCTTCTTC GTCCTGGGCAGCCTCATATTCTGCTTCGGTCTGTGGATCCTCGTGGACAAGAACAGCTTTGCCTCCTTCCTGG GCATGTCCTTTACACCGCTGAAAGTGTGGTCCTATGCCATGGCCATCTCTGGGATCTTCACGGGCATCCTGTCTTTCCTCGGCTGCCTTGGCGCCCTCAAGGAGATCCGCTGCCTCCTTGGCCTC TACTTTGGTCTTCTGCTGTTGCTGTTTACCGCCCAGATCACAATAGGAGTCCTCATCTACACCCAGCATGGCTCC CTGGAACGGAAGGTGAAGCTTATCGTCCTGGACGTTATCGAGAACTACCACAAGTACCCAGACGCGTACAGCACGGCTGAGAACTGGGATTTTGTGCAGTTCCAG CTCCGCTGCTGCGGCTGGGACTCTCCCCAGGACTGGTGGCTGGCGTCCTCCCTTCGGCCTAATGGCTCGGCCCCCAGCGGCGGGGAAAGAGCCTTCACCTCCTCCCCCACCACCCGGAGCAGCAGCTTGATGTCCCCGAACAGCAGCTTGATGTCCCCGAGCAGCCAAACGCTGGGGCCGGTTCCGCGAGTGCCCTGCTCCTGCCAGAACACATCGGTGATCATGGGCGCCCCCCCGAGCCCTGCGGAGGTCTCCAAAGTCAGCCAGCCTGCCCCTGGGCCTGGGGCCAAGGCCAGCAGGGTCCTGCCGGGTCCCGGCGTCCCCGGGACCGCTACCCGACTGCACTCGGGCGAGCTGTGCTCCTTGCCAGCAGATAGCTCGGTTTACCAGGAG GGCTGCTCTCGAAGCCTCTACACGTGGCTGCACAACAACCTCATCTCCATCGTGGGCATCAGCCTGGGCCTGGGGCTGCTCGAG GTGGTGGCGTTGGGGCTGACGCTGGCGCTGCTGCCATACGCCAGGGGCTGGGACACCGGGCGCCAGGGGATGGAGGGCGAGTCATCTACTGCAGGGGAGGGCGGGAACAACGGGACAGGGGCGACCTTGCCCACCTGGTGCACAGCCAACAGGTGCCCTTCGTGGGGAGCCCCAGTGCCGAGTCGCCTACCCACCGTGATGGGGCGCTGGCTGCCACGGGAGCGTCGGACCTCGCGGCAGTCGTTTATCTCGTCCGTGTGCAGGCTAGGGCCCCAGGGCCCTGAATAA